One part of the Vespula pensylvanica isolate Volc-1 chromosome 18, ASM1446617v1, whole genome shotgun sequence genome encodes these proteins:
- the LOC122635474 gene encoding uncharacterized protein LOC122635474: MSSTDLVGYTHEFLAEFIQLYRAQPCLWQLRCKGYKDRLLRSRAYDVLAQKLREVNETADRNTVIRKINTLRTAFRREYNKVKSSQSATGDQQNQYKSSLWYYDLLKFVAEQNNEDILSGKSEIMSKEENSGTNLSNDETLMHNDAEKIEPPSPIPSRSNTPNSFRPVILGTEGSYGMEYSSSTIDLPPASNKRKHSECERDHCTRSTMTQSAYDVSPTRRIVACSTTDDLETFGLYVASKLKKSTERQCIIAERIIAEVLLRANFGTLDETTTLTEKSPSRCFLVMGGDR; encoded by the exons ATGTCGTCGACGGACCTTGTTGGATACACGCACGAGTTCCTAGCGGAATTCATTCAGCTTTATCGTGCTCAACCTTGCCTATGGCAGCTCAGGTGCAAGGGTTACAAGGATAGACTTCTTCGAAGTCGTGCATACGATGTCCTTGCACAAAAGTTACGCGAGGTAAACGAAACTGCGGATAGGAATACTGTGATCAGAAAGATCAACACTTTGAGAACGGCCTTCAGAAGGGAGTACAATAAAGTTAAAAGCTCGCAAAGTGCTACTGGAGATCaacaaaatcaatataaatctTCGTTATGGTATTACGATCTTTTGAAGTTTGTCGCTGAGCAAAATAACGAAGATATTTTGTCTGGAAAGTCTGAAATTAtgtcgaaggaagaaaatagtgGGACGAATTTGTCGAACGATGAAACG TTGATGCATAACGATGCAGAAAAAATAGAACCACCATCACCGATACCATCGAGATCGAATACACCGAATAGCTTTCGTCCTGTGATCCTTGGAACTGAAGGATCTTATGGAATGGAATATTCATCATCGACTATCGATCTACCACCGGcttcgaataaaagaaaacattctGAATGCGAGAGAGATCATTGCACGAGGTCTACTATGACGCAATCGGCTTACGACGTCTCACCTACCAGAAGGATCGTTGCTTGTTCTACGACCGACGATTTGGAAACGTTCGGTCTTTACGTCGcatcgaaattgaaaaaatctaCCGAACGGCAGTGCATCATTGCCGAAAGGATTATAGCCGAAGTATTGTTGCGTGCGAATTTTGGTACATTGGACGAAACTACAACTCTTACGGAAAAATCACCGTCCCGTTGTTTTCTCGTAATGGGTGGCGATCGATAA